Proteins found in one Synechococcus sp. LA31 genomic segment:
- the mfd gene encoding transcription-repair coupling factor, whose product MPLTALVRQLQQAPLTGEVLQRSQRNERLRMSGAGRGARALVSSALATAAEAPLLVVVPTLEEAGRWAALLELMGWSSAQLYPTSEGSPYEPFDPTSEITWGQLQVLSELLDEERASKMAIVATERALQPHLPPPAALNAQCLSLRKGDTVDLEELGETLTRLGYERVTAIEQEGSWSRRGDIVDVFPVSAELPVRLEFFGEELEKLREFDPASQRSLDPIEVVRLTPSGYGPLIADGLREGMPDGLDQLLSPEALEQLLEGGTPEGMRRLMGLAWSEPASLLSYLPANTLIAVDERRHCLAHGQQWFDHASDHHSEVSEELGVALPASLHQAPELALASTDAFAGFDLAELHESDQHPNSFDLASRPVPAYPNQFGKLAELIKGFQREKARVWLLSAQPSRAVALLEEHDCITRFVPNPGDQASIERLIEQNTPVALKTKGTAELEGLQLPAWKLALISDREFFGQQSLTATGYVRRRRKAASRTVDPNKMRPGDFVVHRNHGIGKFIKLEKLAISGESRDYLVVQYADGLLRVAADQLGSLGRYRATTEQPPDLNRMGGTAWSKAKERARKAVRKVALDLVKLYAERHQAAGFCFPADGPWQSELEESFPYEPTPDQLKAIADVKRDMEKHQPMDRLVCGDVGFGKTEVAIRAIFKAVTAGKQVAMLAPTTVLAQQHWRSLSERFAPYPIKVNLLNRFRTASERKAIQEGLGEGTVDVVVGTHQLLSKNTTFKQLGLLVVDEEQRFGVNQKEKIKALRKDVDVLTLSATPIPRTLYMSLSGVREMSLITTPPPLRRPIKTHLAALDEEAVRSAIRQELDRGGQIFYVVPRVEGIEDVAAGLRSMIPGLRLLVAHGQMAEGELESAMVAFNAGEADLMLCTTIVESGLDIPRVNTILIEDAHKFGLAQLYQLRGRVGRSGIQAHAWLFYPGDASLSDAARQRLRAIQEFAQLGSGYQLAMRDMEIRGVGNLLGVEQSGQMETIGFDLYMEMLQESLAEIQGQDIPAVDDTQIDLPITAFIPGDWIADNDEKMAAYRAAADCGSPEALLQLATDWVDRYGAIPAPVISLLQLMELKLLAKRCGFSRIKPDKPNIALETPMEEPAFRLLRQGLPQHLHGRLVYQAGSGSTAKVLARGLGVLPMEKQVEELMAWLKQMAEQIPGSDGLTDAQRAEQIKAKNEAVVAV is encoded by the coding sequence ATGCCCCTCACCGCCCTGGTGCGCCAGCTGCAGCAGGCTCCGCTCACCGGTGAAGTGCTGCAGCGCAGCCAGCGCAACGAGCGGTTGCGGATGAGCGGAGCGGGACGAGGCGCGCGGGCCCTGGTGAGCAGTGCCCTGGCCACGGCCGCCGAGGCACCGCTGCTGGTGGTGGTGCCAACCCTGGAGGAGGCGGGCCGCTGGGCAGCGCTGTTGGAGCTGATGGGCTGGAGCAGCGCCCAGCTGTATCCCACCAGCGAAGGCAGCCCCTACGAACCGTTCGATCCCACAAGTGAAATCACCTGGGGGCAGCTGCAGGTGCTCAGCGAGCTGCTGGATGAGGAGCGTGCCTCGAAGATGGCCATCGTGGCCACCGAGCGGGCCCTGCAGCCGCATCTGCCGCCGCCAGCTGCACTAAATGCCCAGTGCCTAAGCCTGCGCAAGGGCGACACAGTGGACCTCGAAGAGCTGGGCGAAACCCTCACCCGCCTGGGCTACGAGCGCGTCACCGCGATCGAGCAAGAGGGCAGCTGGAGCCGCCGCGGCGACATCGTGGATGTGTTCCCGGTGAGTGCCGAGCTGCCGGTGCGGCTTGAGTTCTTCGGGGAAGAACTGGAGAAGCTGCGGGAATTCGATCCCGCCAGCCAGCGCTCCCTCGATCCGATCGAGGTGGTGCGCCTGACCCCCAGCGGTTATGGCCCCCTGATCGCCGATGGCCTGCGCGAGGGGATGCCGGATGGGCTGGATCAGCTGCTCAGCCCGGAGGCGTTGGAGCAGCTGCTCGAAGGTGGCACCCCCGAAGGCATGCGACGGCTGATGGGGTTGGCCTGGAGCGAGCCCGCTTCCCTACTCAGCTATCTGCCAGCCAACACCTTGATCGCGGTGGACGAGCGGCGCCATTGCCTGGCCCACGGCCAGCAATGGTTCGACCACGCCAGCGATCACCACAGTGAGGTGAGCGAAGAGCTGGGGGTGGCGTTGCCGGCCTCGCTCCACCAGGCTCCGGAGCTAGCGCTGGCCAGCACCGATGCCTTCGCGGGATTTGATCTAGCGGAGCTGCACGAAAGCGATCAGCACCCCAACAGTTTTGATCTGGCCAGCCGGCCGGTGCCGGCCTACCCCAATCAGTTCGGCAAGCTGGCCGAGCTGATCAAGGGCTTCCAGCGCGAGAAGGCACGGGTGTGGCTGCTGTCAGCCCAGCCCAGCCGCGCAGTGGCGCTGCTTGAGGAGCACGACTGCATCACCCGCTTCGTGCCCAATCCCGGCGATCAAGCCTCGATCGAGCGGCTGATCGAGCAGAACACGCCGGTGGCCCTCAAAACCAAGGGCACCGCTGAGCTCGAGGGCTTGCAGCTGCCGGCCTGGAAGCTGGCGCTGATCAGCGACCGCGAATTCTTCGGGCAGCAGTCGCTCACCGCCACGGGCTATGTGCGCCGGCGCCGCAAGGCCGCTAGCCGCACGGTGGATCCCAACAAGATGCGCCCCGGTGATTTTGTGGTGCACCGCAACCACGGCATCGGGAAGTTCATCAAGCTCGAAAAGCTGGCGATCAGCGGCGAATCGCGCGACTACCTGGTGGTGCAATACGCCGACGGCCTGCTGCGGGTCGCCGCAGACCAACTCGGCAGCCTCGGCCGCTACCGGGCCACCACCGAGCAACCGCCCGATCTCAACCGCATGGGCGGCACGGCCTGGAGCAAGGCCAAGGAGCGGGCCCGCAAAGCCGTGCGCAAGGTGGCGCTGGATCTGGTGAAGCTCTACGCCGAACGCCACCAGGCCGCGGGTTTTTGCTTCCCCGCCGATGGCCCCTGGCAAAGCGAACTGGAGGAGTCGTTCCCCTACGAACCCACGCCCGATCAGCTCAAGGCCATCGCCGATGTGAAGCGCGATATGGAAAAACACCAGCCGATGGACCGGCTGGTGTGTGGGGATGTGGGCTTCGGCAAAACCGAGGTAGCGATCCGCGCCATCTTCAAGGCGGTAACAGCGGGTAAGCAGGTGGCCATGCTGGCCCCCACCACGGTGCTGGCGCAGCAGCACTGGCGCTCACTGAGTGAGCGTTTTGCGCCCTATCCGATCAAGGTGAACCTGCTCAACCGCTTCCGCACCGCGAGCGAGCGCAAGGCGATTCAGGAGGGCCTGGGGGAAGGCACTGTCGATGTGGTGGTGGGGACCCACCAGCTGCTGAGCAAGAACACCACCTTCAAACAGCTGGGGTTACTGGTGGTGGATGAGGAGCAGCGCTTCGGCGTGAACCAGAAGGAAAAGATCAAGGCCCTGCGCAAAGACGTTGACGTGTTGACCCTGTCGGCAACGCCGATCCCACGCACCCTCTACATGAGCCTCTCCGGCGTGCGGGAAATGAGCCTGATCACCACGCCGCCGCCGCTGCGCCGACCGATCAAAACCCACCTGGCCGCCCTCGATGAAGAGGCCGTGCGCAGTGCCATCCGCCAGGAGCTCGATCGCGGCGGGCAGATCTTTTACGTGGTGCCACGGGTGGAGGGGATCGAGGATGTTGCCGCGGGGCTGCGGTCGATGATCCCCGGCCTACGCCTGCTGGTGGCGCACGGTCAGATGGCAGAAGGCGAACTGGAGAGCGCCATGGTGGCGTTCAATGCCGGCGAGGCCGACCTGATGCTTTGCACCACGATCGTGGAGAGCGGCCTCGACATTCCGCGCGTCAACACGATCCTGATCGAAGACGCCCACAAATTTGGCCTAGCCCAGCTGTATCAACTGCGGGGCCGGGTGGGCCGCAGCGGCATCCAGGCCCACGCCTGGCTCTTCTATCCCGGTGATGCCTCGCTCAGCGATGCGGCGCGGCAACGCCTGCGGGCCATCCAGGAATTTGCCCAACTCGGCAGTGGCTACCAGCTGGCCATGCGCGATATGGAAATCCGAGGTGTGGGCAACCTGTTGGGGGTGGAGCAGAGCGGCCAGATGGAAACCATCGGCTTCGATCTCTACATGGAGATGCTCCAGGAATCCCTGGCAGAGATCCAGGGGCAAGACATCCCAGCCGTCGACGACACCCAGATCGATCTGCCGATAACCGCCTTCATCCCCGGCGACTGGATCGCCGACAACGACGAGAAGATGGCGGCTTACCGCGCCGCGGCCGACTGCGGCAGCCCCGAGGCACTGCTGCAACTCGCCACCGACTGGGTGGATCGCTATGGCGCCATCCCGGCACCGGTGATCTCGCTGCTGCAATTGATGGAGCTAAAACTGCTGGCCAAGCGCTGCGGCTTCTCGCGCATCAAACCCGACAAACCAAACATCGCTTTGGAAACGCCGATGGAGGAGCCCGCTTTCCGCCTGTTGCGCCAGGGCCTACCCCAGCACCTGCATGGTCGGTTGGTGTATCAGGCGGGGTCCGGCAGCACTGCCAAGGTGCTGGCCCGAGGGCTTGGGGTCCTGCCAATGGAGAAACAGGTGGAGGAGCTGATGGCCTGGCTCAAGCAGATGGCCGAGCAGATCCCCGGTTCTGATGGGCTCACCGATGCTCAGCGCGCAGAGCAGATCAAGGCCAAAAATGAAGCCGTAGTTGCAGTGTGA
- a CDS encoding S41 family peptidase, with protein MSKAGPQRLLVLVGVGALSAVTLPPLLAPSAASLISDSPKEVIDQTWQIVFRDYLDINGKYTPERWRTLRRQVLSKSYGSTKESYEAIRGMLASLDDPYTRFMDPREFKEMQIDTSGELTGVGIQLSLDKETKELVVVSPIEGSPASRAGVMPKDVILSIDGKSTKGMSTEDAVKLIRGQAGSTVTLQLRRDGKVVDTPLVRARIELHAVDSQVNTSADGTRIGYIRLKQFNANAAKDMADALKKLEGENVQGYVLDLRSNPGGLLMASITIARQWLDEGVIVSTKTRDGIEDTKRANGRSLTQKPLVVLVNEGSASASEILSGALQDNHRAVVVGEKTFGKGLVQSVRGLSDGSGMTVTIAKYLTPNGRDIHKHGIDPDVRAKLTAAEAQKLRLEDLGTSRDSQYRVAESSLLKQVKSSNGLTKAKLYNPNSANVPAALSGAGSSR; from the coding sequence ATGAGCAAGGCTGGCCCCCAACGCCTTTTGGTACTGGTTGGTGTGGGTGCATTGAGCGCGGTGACGCTTCCGCCTCTGCTCGCTCCAAGTGCTGCTTCACTGATTAGTGATAGTCCCAAGGAGGTCATCGATCAGACCTGGCAGATCGTCTTCCGTGACTACCTGGATATCAACGGCAAGTACACGCCGGAGCGTTGGCGCACCCTGCGCCGCCAGGTGCTCTCCAAGAGCTATGGCAGCACCAAGGAGAGCTATGAGGCGATTCGTGGCATGTTGGCCAGCCTTGATGATCCCTACACGCGGTTCATGGACCCGCGTGAGTTCAAGGAGATGCAGATCGACACCTCCGGTGAACTCACCGGGGTGGGCATCCAACTAAGCCTCGACAAGGAGACCAAGGAGCTGGTCGTGGTGAGCCCGATTGAGGGGTCACCCGCTTCCCGTGCCGGGGTGATGCCCAAGGACGTGATCCTTTCGATCGACGGCAAGAGCACCAAGGGGATGTCCACCGAGGATGCGGTGAAGCTCATTCGCGGTCAGGCCGGTAGCACCGTGACCCTTCAGCTGCGACGTGATGGCAAGGTCGTGGATACGCCCTTGGTGCGTGCTCGCATTGAACTGCATGCTGTTGACAGCCAGGTGAACACCTCCGCGGATGGCACGCGTATCGGTTACATCCGCCTGAAGCAGTTCAATGCCAATGCCGCCAAGGACATGGCGGATGCCCTCAAAAAGCTTGAGGGTGAGAACGTTCAGGGCTATGTGCTGGATCTGCGTAGTAATCCCGGCGGTTTGTTGATGGCGAGCATCACCATTGCGCGTCAGTGGCTGGATGAGGGAGTGATTGTTTCCACCAAGACCCGCGACGGCATTGAAGACACCAAGCGCGCCAACGGCCGCTCTCTGACGCAGAAGCCACTTGTTGTGTTGGTGAATGAGGGGTCGGCCAGTGCCAGTGAAATCCTCTCGGGTGCTCTTCAAGACAACCACCGTGCCGTGGTGGTTGGTGAGAAAACCTTCGGCAAAGGCCTTGTGCAGTCGGTTCGGGGGCTCTCCGATGGTTCCGGCATGACGGTGACCATTGCGAAATACCTCACCCCCAACGGCCGTGATATTCACAAGCACGGCATCGATCCCGATGTCCGCGCCAAGCTCACAGCTGCTGAGGCTCAGAAACTACGGCTTGAGGATCTGGGTACCAGTAGAGACAGCCAATACCGCGTGGCTGAATCAAGCCTGCTCAAGCAGGTGAAGAGCAGCAATGGGTTGACCAAGGCCAAGCTCTACAACCCCAACAGCGCCAACGTGCCGGCGGCTCTCAGTGGAGCAGGCAGCAGCCGCTGA
- the ispG gene encoding (E)-4-hydroxy-3-methylbut-2-enyl-diphosphate synthase — translation MTASLASDPATEAALNPRYDTVIRRRKTRSVRVGDLWMGSDHPVVVQSMINEDTLDIEGATAGIRRLHEAGCEIVRVTVPSLAHAKAMGEIRQRLESSYKPVPLVADVHHNGMKIALEVAQHVDKVRINPGLFVFDKPDPNRTEFSDAEIAAIGDRITETFEPLVKLLKQQDKALRIGVNHGSLAERMLFRYGDTPLGMVESALEFIRICDRLDFHNIVISMKASRAPVMLAAYRMMADRMDAEGFHYPLHLGVTEAGDGDYGRIKSTAGIATLLSEGLGDTIRVSLTEAPEKEIPVCYSILQALGLRKTMVEYVSCPSCGRTLFNLEEVLHKVRSATAHLTGLDIAVMGCIVNGPGEMADADYGYVGKTPGVISLYRGREEIRRVPEAEGVEALIALIKDDGRWVDP, via the coding sequence ATGACAGCCTCCCTTGCTTCTGATCCAGCAACCGAGGCTGCGCTCAACCCCCGCTACGACACGGTGATCCGGCGGCGCAAAACCCGCAGTGTGCGGGTGGGCGATCTCTGGATGGGAAGCGACCACCCGGTTGTGGTGCAATCGATGATCAACGAAGACACCCTCGACATCGAAGGTGCTACCGCCGGTATCCGCCGTCTGCATGAGGCGGGCTGCGAGATCGTGCGGGTCACGGTGCCCTCTCTCGCCCATGCCAAGGCCATGGGCGAGATCCGCCAACGCCTGGAGAGCAGCTACAAGCCGGTGCCCCTAGTGGCTGACGTGCACCACAACGGCATGAAGATTGCCCTCGAGGTGGCACAGCATGTGGACAAGGTCCGCATCAATCCGGGCTTGTTCGTGTTCGACAAACCCGATCCCAACCGCACTGAGTTCTCCGATGCCGAGATTGCCGCCATCGGCGATCGCATCACGGAAACCTTTGAGCCGCTCGTGAAGTTGCTCAAGCAGCAGGACAAGGCCCTGCGCATCGGCGTGAACCATGGCTCGCTGGCGGAGCGGATGCTGTTCCGCTACGGCGATACCCCCTTGGGGATGGTGGAAAGCGCCTTGGAATTCATTCGCATTTGCGACCGGCTCGACTTCCACAACATCGTGATTTCGATGAAGGCGTCGCGGGCGCCAGTGATGTTGGCCGCTTACCGGATGATGGCCGACCGCATGGATGCCGAAGGGTTCCACTACCCCCTGCACCTCGGTGTGACCGAAGCCGGTGATGGCGACTATGGCCGGATCAAAAGCACCGCCGGTATTGCCACCTTGTTGAGCGAGGGCTTGGGCGACACGATCCGGGTGTCCCTCACCGAAGCGCCGGAGAAGGAGATTCCTGTTTGCTACTCGATCCTTCAAGCGTTGGGTCTACGCAAAACGATGGTGGAATACGTGAGCTGCCCCAGTTGCGGCCGCACGTTGTTCAACCTTGAGGAGGTGCTTCACAAGGTGCGCAGTGCCACCGCCCATCTCACGGGTCTTGATATCGCCGTGATGGGCTGCATCGTGAATGGCCCCGGTGAGATGGCTGATGCCGACTACGGCTATGTCGGTAAGACCCCCGGTGTGATCTCTCTCTATCGCGGCCGTGAGGAGATTCGCCGGGTGCCGGAGGCCGAAGGTGTTGAGGCGTTGATCGCTCTGATCAAGGACGACGGGCGCTGGGTTGATCCCTGA
- a CDS encoding uracil-DNA glycosylase family protein, translating to MTLLPVDPTGPAAPDLEHDLNQLAAACDGCRRCALGASRSQVVVSRGNPRAPLMVIGEGPGAQEDEQGSPFVGRSGQLLDRMLDSVGINSNRDAYVCNIVKCRPPENRKPTALEMAACRPWLDQQIQLVNPAVILLAGATAVEGLLGIKGGISKLRGQWRQDEAGGLQGRWLMPIFHPSYLLRNASKERGSPKWLTWHDLQDVQRRLAQITTPL from the coding sequence ATGACCTTGCTTCCAGTTGATCCCACCGGCCCTGCTGCACCTGATCTTGAGCACGATCTGAACCAGCTGGCTGCGGCCTGCGATGGCTGCCGGCGCTGCGCTCTTGGCGCCAGCCGCAGCCAGGTGGTGGTGAGTCGCGGGAATCCGCGAGCCCCACTGATGGTGATCGGCGAAGGCCCCGGTGCCCAGGAGGATGAACAGGGTTCGCCCTTTGTGGGTCGCTCCGGCCAGCTGCTCGATCGCATGCTCGACAGTGTGGGGATCAACAGCAACCGCGATGCCTATGTCTGCAACATCGTGAAGTGCCGGCCTCCGGAGAACCGCAAGCCCACGGCTTTGGAGATGGCGGCCTGCCGTCCCTGGCTTGATCAGCAGATCCAGCTGGTGAATCCGGCGGTGATCCTCCTGGCCGGTGCCACGGCCGTAGAGGGGTTACTGGGGATCAAGGGCGGAATTAGCAAGTTGCGCGGTCAGTGGCGTCAGGACGAAGCGGGGGGGCTGCAGGGTCGCTGGTTGATGCCGATCTTTCACCCCTCGTATCTCTTGCGCAATGCCTCCAAGGAGAGGGGCTCTCCCAAGTGGCTCACCTGGCACGACCTGCAGGATGTGCAACGCCGCCTCGCCCAAATCACCACGCCGCTGTGA
- a CDS encoding VOC family protein, whose translation MAPSALQTNGLEVALVLAADDPQALATFYAALVGASPMAGLSAAHWRVLLPGAGWLELYRPSQARPQPPQRGRLAVCLRCSGHPSALEAWLAQAISLGAQPLDTPRIEPFGSEVWMLDPEGNGLLLLVSDS comes from the coding sequence ATGGCCCCTTCCGCTCTCCAAACCAACGGCCTTGAGGTGGCGCTGGTGCTGGCTGCTGATGATCCCCAAGCCCTGGCGACGTTTTATGCCGCTCTTGTCGGGGCTTCACCGATGGCGGGCTTGAGTGCCGCCCACTGGCGTGTGTTGCTGCCAGGTGCGGGCTGGCTAGAGCTCTATCGGCCCAGTCAGGCGCGGCCTCAACCCCCGCAGCGCGGTCGCCTGGCGGTGTGTTTGCGGTGCAGTGGCCATCCATCAGCGCTTGAGGCTTGGTTGGCTCAAGCGATCAGCCTGGGAGCTCAACCATTGGATACTCCACGCATCGAACCCTTTGGCTCTGAGGTGTGGATGCTGGATCCCGAGGGCAATGGCCTGTTGCTGCTGGTGAGCGATTCATAA
- a CDS encoding pyridoxal phosphate-dependent aminotransferase has protein sequence MLRPPSQRPLTLSARAEALQPSLTLAIAAKAKALKAEGHNICSLSAGEPDFDTPGFIRDAAAAALQSGHTRYGPAAGEPALRAAIAAKLSSENQVLTQPDQVLVTNGGKQALYNLFQVLLGPGDEVLLPSPYWLSYPEIARLAGASVQVLPSSAADGFRIDPAQLEAAITPASKLLVLNSPSNPTGMVLSRSDFEAIAAVLRRHPQVAVVCDEIYEFLLEPGLQHHSLAAVAPDLADRIFSVNGFAKGWAMTGWRIGWLAGNSAVLKAAIALQSQSTSNVCSFAQFGALAAIEASRDCVHAMAEQFNTRRRLLSDGLQAISGLQLHPPQGAFYAFPDMRSSGLDSMSFCNRLLDEQGLAVVPGVAFGDDHCIRLSCAANEATIEDGLARLERFLRSL, from the coding sequence ATGCTGCGCCCGCCCTCTCAGCGCCCCCTGACGCTGTCCGCCCGGGCCGAGGCTCTTCAGCCTTCCCTCACCCTGGCCATCGCCGCCAAAGCCAAGGCACTCAAGGCCGAAGGCCACAACATCTGCAGCCTCAGTGCCGGCGAACCGGATTTCGATACGCCGGGCTTCATCCGCGATGCCGCGGCAGCTGCCCTGCAAAGTGGCCACACCCGCTACGGCCCCGCCGCCGGCGAACCAGCCCTCCGGGCTGCCATCGCCGCCAAGTTGAGCAGCGAGAACCAGGTGCTCACCCAGCCCGACCAGGTGCTGGTGACCAACGGCGGCAAGCAAGCGCTCTACAACCTCTTTCAGGTGCTGCTGGGTCCCGGCGATGAAGTGCTGCTTCCATCGCCCTATTGGCTGAGCTACCCAGAGATCGCGCGCCTGGCCGGGGCATCAGTGCAAGTGCTGCCGAGTTCGGCGGCCGATGGTTTCCGAATCGATCCGGCCCAGCTTGAGGCAGCGATCACTCCCGCCAGCAAGCTGCTGGTGCTCAACAGCCCCAGCAATCCCACGGGCATGGTGCTGAGCCGCAGTGATTTCGAGGCCATCGCCGCGGTGCTGCGCCGCCATCCCCAGGTGGCTGTTGTGTGCGACGAGATCTATGAGTTCCTACTGGAACCTGGCCTCCAACACCACAGCTTGGCGGCGGTGGCACCAGACCTAGCTGATCGGATCTTCAGCGTGAATGGTTTTGCGAAAGGCTGGGCGATGACGGGCTGGCGCATCGGCTGGTTGGCCGGCAACAGCGCGGTGCTCAAGGCAGCCATTGCCTTGCAAAGCCAGAGCACCAGCAATGTGTGCAGCTTTGCCCAATTCGGTGCCCTAGCAGCGATCGAGGCGTCGCGCGATTGCGTGCATGCCATGGCTGAACAGTTCAATACGCGACGGCGTCTGCTCAGCGATGGCCTGCAGGCCATCAGCGGTTTGCAGCTACACCCGCCTCAGGGCGCTTTCTATGCCTTCCCGGACATGCGCAGCAGCGGGCTCGATTCGATGAGCTTCTGCAACCGTCTGCTGGATGAACAGGGCTTGGCGGTGGTTCCCGGCGTGGCCTTCGGCGATGACCACTGCATCCGGCTGTCCTGCGCCGCAAACGAGGCCACGATCGAAGACGGCCTAGCCCGGCTAGAGCGGTTCCTGCGCAGCCTCTGA
- a CDS encoding putative selenate ABC transporter substrate-binding protein — MIKLSRGGRERSAAVLAGISLALAPAALPVVMPTLQPLPAAQAQQNSKPVLRISAIPDQKPEKLNRLYGLVANELSKQLGVRVQYVPVTNYAAAVSAFRTGNIDLVWFGGLTGVQARLQKPGSKVIAQRDIDASFHTIFIANTSSGLKPVSSLQGLSQLKGKRFTFGSESSTSGRLMPQYFLGQAGVKPNQFAGGAPGFSGSHDATIALVQSGAYQAGAVNEQVWRSNLSEGKANPAKVMAIWKTPGYPDYHWIAQPDLDQRFGKGFTTRIQKAILSWRSSNPEQKQILSLFGAQKFIAANASEYSRIEQVGRQIGKIR, encoded by the coding sequence ATGATCAAGCTCTCTCGAGGTGGCCGAGAACGTTCGGCCGCCGTGCTGGCCGGCATCAGCCTGGCCCTCGCTCCGGCGGCCCTTCCTGTTGTGATGCCAACACTGCAGCCCCTGCCGGCAGCCCAGGCTCAGCAGAACAGCAAACCCGTGCTGCGCATCAGCGCCATCCCCGATCAGAAGCCTGAGAAGCTGAACCGGCTCTATGGGCTGGTGGCCAATGAGCTGAGCAAGCAGCTTGGTGTTCGGGTGCAATACGTGCCCGTCACCAACTACGCCGCGGCCGTGAGCGCCTTCCGCACCGGCAACATCGATCTGGTCTGGTTCGGTGGCCTCACGGGTGTGCAAGCCCGCCTCCAGAAACCTGGATCGAAGGTGATCGCTCAGCGCGACATCGACGCCTCCTTCCACACCATCTTCATTGCCAACACCAGCAGCGGCCTGAAGCCGGTGAGCAGCCTGCAGGGCCTCAGCCAACTGAAAGGCAAGCGCTTCACCTTCGGCTCGGAGAGCTCAACCTCCGGCCGTCTGATGCCGCAGTATTTCCTGGGGCAGGCCGGCGTCAAGCCCAACCAATTCGCCGGCGGTGCTCCCGGCTTCAGTGGCAGCCATGACGCCACCATCGCTTTGGTGCAGAGCGGTGCCTATCAGGCCGGCGCCGTGAATGAGCAGGTATGGCGCAGCAACCTGAGCGAGGGCAAGGCCAACCCCGCCAAGGTGATGGCGATCTGGAAGACGCCGGGCTACCCCGATTACCACTGGATCGCCCAGCCTGATCTGGACCAACGCTTCGGCAAAGGCTTCACCACTCGCATCCAGAAGGCCATCCTCAGCTGGCGCAGCAGCAACCCTGAGCAGAAGCAGATTCTGAGCCTCTTCGGAGCCCAGAAGTTCATCGCTGCAAATGCCAGCGAGTACAGCCGCATCGAACAGGTAGGCCGGCAGATCGGGAAGATCCGTTGA
- a CDS encoding phosphonate ABC transporter ATP-binding protein: MGESQHLRVEQHGSPVLELRNISVPGRELPRLADVSLQVEPGERVALLGASGAGKSTLLAVANGVLQPAQGEVLWSGEPRARRQRILRRQQARIGTLWQDLRLIEELSVQQNLNSGRLASWGWPRAVLNLLMPLESEACAQALRQLDLDPQLLQQPVGRLSGGQRQRVAIARLLRQQPHLLLADEPLASLDPRLAKDLLQLLLEQARAPRALLLSLHRPDLLAGFDRVVGLRQGRIQFDRPIHALAHRELEALYAGLPQPAAR; this comes from the coding sequence ATGGGGGAATCACAGCACCTGCGAGTTGAGCAACACGGCAGTCCCGTGTTGGAACTGCGCAACATCAGCGTGCCTGGCCGGGAGCTGCCACGGCTGGCCGATGTGAGTCTGCAGGTGGAGCCAGGCGAGCGCGTGGCGCTCCTCGGTGCCAGTGGGGCAGGCAAAAGCACCCTGCTGGCGGTGGCCAATGGCGTCCTGCAGCCCGCACAGGGCGAGGTGCTCTGGAGCGGAGAACCGCGCGCACGCCGCCAGCGGATCCTGCGCCGCCAACAGGCCAGGATCGGCACGCTCTGGCAAGACCTGCGCCTGATCGAAGAGCTGAGCGTGCAGCAGAACCTCAACAGCGGCCGACTGGCCAGCTGGGGATGGCCTCGAGCCGTGCTCAACCTGCTCATGCCGCTGGAGAGCGAAGCCTGCGCCCAGGCTTTACGCCAGCTGGATCTCGACCCCCAGCTACTCCAACAACCCGTTGGGAGGCTCTCCGGCGGACAGCGCCAGCGGGTCGCGATCGCCCGCCTGTTACGCCAGCAACCTCACCTGTTGCTCGCCGATGAACCGTTGGCGAGCCTTGATCCACGCCTGGCCAAGGACCTACTTCAGCTGCTGCTAGAGCAGGCCAGAGCGCCAAGAGCTCTGCTGCTCAGCCTGCACCGACCTGACCTACTGGCTGGATTTGATCGTGTGGTTGGGCTGCGTCAGGGACGCATCCAGTTCGATCGGCCGATCCATGCCCTCGCCCACAGAGAACTGGAGGCTCTTTATGCCGGACTTCCCCAGCCAGCGGCACGATGA